The DNA region CAGCCTTGTTTCATGATTTTGATCCCCAGAAAAGTGTCGACAAGCCGCATGAAGACAATGTCATTAGATTCCTAACGCAAGACCAGCATTTGGGTCAGCTCCTCAAAGATGCAGGCTTGGACATTAACATAATCATGGTGCTTATTTTGCGAACCACTTATCCATGGCGCGGCGAGCTAAAAGAGCACGCAGAGGAACAAATCACAAAATGCTTTGATTTGTCCCCAATCACTAAGGATAGTCCAGAGATGCGTGATTATTACATGCGTCTAGGCTGGCTATTGTCCGTAATAGACCGAGTCAGCGGATATTCTCTCGGAGATTTTGCAAAGGCAATGGACATGGCAATGAAAAACGCGCATGCATTGGCATGGCATCCATCGTTTATTGTAAAGCGCTCCGTTGGTTATTTTGAGGATCTTCTAAACAGCGAATCCGAAATGTGTGAAACAGTATTACATGCATTGCCAAAAAACATGAGAAAAAATTTCATGGATGCAGTGACAGGATTTTTGAATCTACGGCAGCTAGAGATCAAAGTCCAATCAGACTATCTCTATGAAAACCTAAGGTTGGTTCCAAAAATAGAGGCGATGCGCTTAAGGCAAGATAGAGAATTCCAGTCCACATTATTTGAAATATTCAACGAGCTTCCAACACCGCTTCAGATAAACCGAGAAAATTTTATTAAAACAGTCGAAGACCCAAAAACGATTCTGAATACTTTGCGCATCGGAAGTTCTGACGGCCAAATAATTGGCTTTGCCAAGGGCGGACCGCTAGAAAACTATATTCTCAGGCCAGAGATAGTAGACCAAAACTTTGGCAAGCATAATACAGTTTTCCTAGAACCAATTGGGCTTAAGATGGGTTACTGGGGACTACATGGTGGAAGTGAGATGAGGCATCTCTTTACAATGCAGGCACATTCGATGAATTACCAGTACCTGACCAGCTTTGCACTCCGAGACGTAATACAAAAAAGAATCGAGGGAAATGAAAAGGCCGAGTTTGTCACAAAGTTCGACCCTGAGCGCTGGGACTATTACCGGATAGAATTATAGGCAAACTCTTTAGTATCACACAATTTTGTATTGTTTCGTGCTAAGGTTAGCTGCTATTTTCGCAATCTGTGTTTTGGCTTTTGCCTCATTTGATACTGTTTTTGCACTGGATGGGACACAGCGTGCCGAAATCAAGAATCCTCGCCTGCTCAATTCCTTCGGTGAGGCATTATCGCAAAACGTCAACGCAAACCAGCAAGTGCAAATTTCAGGAGATATTGTAAATAAGCAGGCAACGCCCCAGACCTTTGTCTATATTGTTCAAATTGTAGACGATGCAGGTATAATCTATAAGCTGACTTGGATTTCCGCATCGCTCAACCCACAGCAATCACTATCCCCAGCAATATCATGGAATCCAACAGAACCTGGAACATATACTGCTCAAATCTATGTCTGGGATTCCATCAAGGATGCAAATGCACTAGCAAAAAAAATAGATCTGAAAATCCTAGTCAGTTAATTTACCATAAACAGTGTATAAGACATCAAGAATTGTGAGCCAAGAAAACAAGGAAAACGAGCCGAATTGATAAGGATTGTAGTTGATTCATTAGCGAAATTAAGATCCCTGCTCCACTATTCTGTTAAATAATTTTTACAGGTTCACGCTAATATTGGATTTGTCCAAAACAGAACATCATGATAGGCTATTGCGTAAAATGCAGAGCAAAACGAGAAATGTCAGGCATCAAGCCATTCACAATGAAAAACGGCAAGCCTGCAACAAAAGGAACATGTCCATCATGTTCAACAGCTATATTCAGAATCGGAAAGGCATAAGCCTTTTCTGATACTTTTTTCAGTCTAGAAATTCCACTCTGGTGCTATTCCATTCCAAAGAGATTTTAGCGGACTTGGGTCCTTGCCAATTTCTTCGGTTATTCTATTCTTTAGCACAAAGAACATGTTCTCTAGTGCGTCAACCCCACCGTCTGCAAACAGTTCCCTACCTATTTCCGTAATTCTTTGCTTTTTTGATGCCACGTCTGACGAATCCGAATTCTGTAAACAGAATGTTAGCAGATCAATTAATTCTTCTTCTAGCATAAAGTCCAAGGTAAATTATGGACTTTAGATGCCCGATATAGCCATTTTGATAATCAGAAAACTATTGTAAGTGTAATTCTAATAACAGCAAGTATTCCGAGTCCACCCATGACAAGACAGTATTTCTCACCAATACAGCGGAGCTGCATGAATTTACCAGTAAATTATATTTGGTCATATGATACCGTTTTGAGAAAACATATGAAGATTGACCAAATAGATTTGGCATTTTTGCACCTGGCAATATCACATAATGATAAATTCGACGAGCAAGACCTGGCAGGGTCGGAACTTGCCTATCTTGGTGTCGGCAGAACGCTTGACAAGCTAGCATATCTCAAAGAAAACAACCTGATCCAGTTGGACGGGAAATCATTTAGAATCACAGATGTTGCAAAAAAGATCTATTGGGGCAAAGACACGCCACTGCAAACTAGGATCCTAAGGTTGCTCCAAGTAAAGTCATTTGAAGAGTCAGACATTGCAAAATATCTGATAGAAGAACCACAATCAGTCCAGGAAAAAATCGACGAGGCCAGAAAACACGGATTACTTATTTTTACTACAATAAAAAAGGACGAAAAAATCATCAAAATCTGCGAAATTACACAGGAAGGAAACGAATTCCTACAAATACAGTCGCTAGACCCAAAGTCACAACTGCAAAAAACACTTCAAGACATTTCAAATAGAATTCAAAACTCCATGCTAGATGATGTCAAAATAAAAGAAATCCTAGAAAAAATGCAAAAAATCTCTACTGAGCTGGACTAGCCTGCATTATTGCTTTGACCTTGTCCTGGATTTGTGCCAAGATGAGCTCTGCTTTACCCTTGTTCTCAAATGACTCTACCTTGTTGTCCATGATTGCGTCAATTTCGTAGCTTTTATCCACCAGAACTCGCGCGACGTGTTCATCCAGGGTTCCGTTTCCCATCAAATAGTACGCAAAGACTGTATTTTTTTGGCCTATTCTGTGCAATCTGTCTTCTGCCTGCAGGTGTATTGCAGGGCTCCAATCAAGCTCCGCAAAGATTACGTATTTTGCCCTAGTCAGATTAATTCCTACATTTCCTGCTCGCAGTCCCGCAATCATGAGTTTTGTCTGGCCTCCCTGGAACGAGTCAATATTGTCTTGTCTCTGCTTGTCTGTTTGTCCTCCAATTATTGATGATGGTTTGAACTCAGAGAGGCTCTGGTGCAACAAGGTATGAATTGATTTGTGGTGGCAGAACACTACTACACTTTCCTCTATTTCCATTATGTTTTTGACAAAGTTGATGACATGTGGGAGTTTTGCAGCCCCTGCCGCTTGTCTTTCGCTTTGAATTGCCCGCTGGTATGCAGTAGACGCATCAAATGCCGTTTGTGCCTCTTTGCGTTCGTCTTCCAGTTTTTTCCAGATTCTCTCCAGCTCTTTGTTATAGTAGTTGATATCAGAGTCGATTATCTCCTTGTAACGAATTTTCTCTTTGAGTTCAGTTAGCACGTCTGTTTTTTTGCGCCTCAGCATTACGTGTTTTTGTAGCATGTTTCGGAGTGACTCGCGCTTGTTTTCCAAAACTATTGCCTTTCCTTTTTCGTTTACATAGCAGAAATATTCGCAGAATTCCTTATAGCTTCCAAGCAGTCCTGGGCGCAAAATATCAACGATGGGCCAAATCTCCGAACCCCGATTATAGATTGGCGTACCGGACAGTCCAATTCTGTACTTGACAGATTCCAGTGCGGCAAGTTTTTTGATTGCATGATATTTTTGCGTGGTCTTGGAGCGTAGGTTCTGCACCTCATCACATACGATTGTTTTTAGTCCAATCTTTGCGAGGTCCTTGTATCTTTTGTACAATAATTCATAATTGATAATGTAGAAGTCATATTTTTCAAGTGCCTCGGATTTTCCTACCCTAATTATGGTAGATGTTGGCGCCTCACCTTCCAATAGTCTGCCGTTTCTGCTTTTTCGCACCATGAATTTTTCAATTTCTCTCTGCCAGTTTTGCAGGGTTACCAGAGGTGCCACGATAAGTGCAGGAAATGCGTTTTGCTCCGATGCCAAATATGATAATGACTGAACTGTGTTGTGCGATAAAATTCCGTTTACCACATAGTTGTGGGTTTGCGGAACTGATAGATCATAGACAAATCCAGTATAATGCCTTGTGCCAATTTCCTTGACTGCGCACCAATTGATTGATTCCATTGTAGTTTGTTTCTGCTCTGATGGCGATTCATGGTGGTATGATTTTTCCAGTCTGTCGATTATCAAGTAAGCCGAGTTCTTGCTCATTCCTTGAGTGTACTTGTATGGTGTAAACAAATTCAATGAGTGAGGTGAGATTCCGCTGTCAGTCACTTTGCGAATTATGTGCTGCGATGGCACCGTAACCTTGTCTTGTATGGTCAACTCTCCTGCTTTTTTCCATCCATAAACAGTCAAGAAACGATGACGTTTTGTACATTGTATGGTGGAGCCATCACACAACGTGAGTTTTACAATTTCTTCGTCAATTTTTTGTCGGAATATTTTGTCGACTTTTTTCAAAATAATCTTATTTCCATCAAACGTTTGAACGTTAATTGGATGATTCAGTTTGGCCCACGATTCGTTACCGTCCTGTTCAGTGATTACAGAATCATTCCATAATTGTTGAATTTGGATTGGTCCAGAACCCGTCTCTATTATAGAATCACCCAAAACACACTTGCCCAACCCCATTTCGTCGGCAAGCAGTGCGTTTCCAGCAGACTTGAGCAAAAAGTCAAGGCCTTCCCTCTGAAAGTTAAGCAGATTTCCCTTGAATTGCTTACCTGGATTTGCTAGCTGCAATCGTTCCGTCTTTTTTGGCTTTTTTGGAATTACTTTGTTAGAAGGCGGGAGTTTTTTTTGCCAAACATTTTTTGATAGGATCTCCAGTGGATACCTGTCCATAATCCACTTGATCTGTGCTACATTTTTTGGCTCGTCTGGGACAATTGCCTCATATTCACCGTCGCCATACCAGGCCTGCGGAATTATTCTGGATACCATGGCTACTGCTCGCTCGCCTGTTACCTTCCAGCTCCACGTGCCAGAGAATTTGTCCATTACATATTCCAGTGTGCCGAAATTAGTCATAAGCCTCGATGATCTTCGTTGGCTTGTTTTTTTCCCTTATGAATCTTGAGATTACTGATCGATTCTTGCGCCGAAATAATAAAAAATTTTGGCAAAACTAGATTCAGTTCAGATAATTTTTCACAAAATGAAATGGATCTTACTATTTTTCCAAAATTAGCTTCACCTTTGCCAAAGTTTTAATCAGTTACCAATAAAACAAAGTCATTGAAGTTCACACAAACTACCGAGCCCGCAGTAGAAAAACCACTCATCATTGCAGCCCTTCAAGACATGGGAAACGTCGGAAATATTGTAATTGATTTTCTAAACAAGTCAAAAAAGACCATGCCCTTTAGAAGGGCCGAGTCAACCGAGTTATCTTATGTACTAGACAAGGGTGGTCATATTGAAATTCCAAAAGAGGGCTGGGACTACAAGTACAGCCAAAGCCTGATAATCTTTGGTGGAGGTGCAGGCCAGCCAAAGACAACAGAAGAGTTGCATGAACTATGCCAGGATGTCATTTCCGTGGCAAAAAAGTACCAAGTCAAGTTCATCTATACGGTGGGCGGCTTTCACACCCCAAGGATAATACGCGAAGAGCCAAAGGCCTACATTACCACCACATCACAGGAACTAACAAAGCAATTAGAAAAACTGGATGTCTTTATGACGCCAACCAGGTCAGTAATAACAGGATTTAACGGTTTGATCCTAGGCTATGCAAAGCAAAACGACATTTATGGGATTGGCCTGTACGGCGAAATCGACGAGCCATCTATTCCTCAATACAGGGCTGCAAAAAGCATAATCAAGACGCTTGAAAAACTCACGTACCAGAATTTCGGTCCTACGCAGGAACTGGATGTGCTGGCAAGTGAGATTGACAAAAAGTTGCGCTCTGACTGGAAAGTGGATTACTAGTGCTTGTGCATTTCTAAATCCGTGTGACAGTCACACGTGCACAGTTGTGTCTTGTGGTCGTTTTGGCAATCGATGCACTCATAGTGTTTGTGTTTTTCACAGCTGGCGCAAATCATCTTTTGTTTAATACGGCAGAGGCATATTTTAGGACTGCGTCACAGATCAATCTCGCTTTTTTCCAGTATAGCCGCAGTCAGAGAATAATACGATTTTGGGTCCATCTGCTTTGCAAAGCCCTTGTCTATGTTGATTAGGTAAATTGCGTCAAGCTTTGCATTTAGTATGTCATCAAATTCAATTGGGGGATTTTTGTAAAACGTATCGCAGAGTGACTTTATTTTTTGGATTTCATTGTCAGGTCGCTGCGACGGCGGACTAAGAAAAAGCTTGTTGATTGGAAGCATTCCAATCACTGGCGTTGCCAGTGAAAACTCGTCGCAGTACTTGCTGTATCGTGCAATCTTGCTGACTATTCTGGACATATAATAGTCGATTGTATCCAGCGCATGCTCTGGCGGGGTAAAGCCAGTCTCTATTTCTATTATTGCGGTTTTGTTGTCTTTTTTTGCATAAAGATCACACACAAGTGAGCCAGTCAATGGCTTTTCCACATCCACTGCAAATCCCTTTGCAACCAGGTTTGCAGCGCAGATAAGCTCCAAGACAGAGTGGTTTATCTTGACTAGGTTTTGCTGGTATAATTCAATTAGTCGCTGTCGCACAAAGTTCAGTTTTGGAATGTCATCAGGTTCTAGGTTTTTACCAAGTTGGTTTGTTACTGTATAAACATCGTCTTGAAACTTTTCTAAATCCAAGTAATCAAAATTGAAAAGATATTAGCAGATTATACTGCTTCTCGCACAGTCTTTATTTTGGCAATTGCAGTTGGTGCGCTGTTGATTGGCTCTACAGTTACCGTTACTGTGTCCATTGCACTGCGTCCGGTTCCGTCGCTGACAGTAATTTCAAAGGTAAGCTTCTTTGTTTCACCGTTTGCAACTAGTGGTGCAGTGAACGATGGTTTTGCAACGTCATTTGCAGAGAGTTCTACCTGTACGCCAGAGATTTGTCTCCAGTTGTAGGAGAGATTGTGCTTCATTTGGTCCTTACCAGAGCCAAAGAGTGTTACCTTAGAGTTTTCTTGAACTCGCTGGTCATTGCCTGCATTTGCAGTTATTATCTTTACAGGGGCTCCTTTAACCATGACATCTACTGTGTCTGGTTCGCTATCTTTTGAGCCGTCGTTTGCAATTAACTGGAATGTGATTACAGCGTCAACTTCGGTCTTTGGAGCAACAAATGAAGTCTCTAGTTCTGTGCTGGTTGATAATTCAACTGTCGGACCAGAGATTTGGTTCCACAGGTATGTCAATGGTTCGTCATCTTCATCAGATGAAGTACCTGCAAGTGAAATGGTATCGCCAATCTTTACTTCTTGGTCTTCTCCAGCATCAACCACTGGTGGCATGTTAACTGGTAGTATTGTGACTTTGGAAATATCCTTGGTTGGGTAGCCGTTTTCATCTGCTACTTGTAACTCAAAGACAAGTATCTTGAATTTACCATTTGCCACCACAGGTGCAGTAAATGTTGGTTCTGCAGATTCAGTATCAAATAGTTCGACTGCTTCGCCGCCTATTTGCTTCCAAGAGAATGTAATCTCATCGCTGTCAGGGTCAGTACCAGTGCCTGCAAGTGTGACTTCGGTTTGCTCATCTACGACTTGATCAGATCCAGCGTCTGCAGATGCTCGAACATTGTCTGATGCGACTGTTACCGTTACGGTGTCGCTGTCTTCGGCGCCGGATGGGTCAGTAACTGTTAATTCAAATGTTAGTTCAGTTGATGCGCCTCCAAAAACCTCTGGTGCCTTGAATCTTGCATCGCCCTTTGTTTGGTATGCAATTACTACATCATCTCCACCAACTTGGCTCCAGGAATATTTGATAATGTCTCCATCCGGATCAGAACCAGTACCTGCTAAGTAGACAAATCTATTTGATATCGAGTTCTTATCAGGTCCTGCATCTGCCATTGGTCCATCATTTACTGGTCGGACTCTGACAATTACAACGTCGGTTGCTGAACCGCCGTCTTCTGCTTGGCATGTAAATCTAAATGCTGTTGGAACAATTTTGCTGTTTGAAATTTCTGGTGCTACAAATGTTAGGTCAGAGTCAGCGTTAGATGATAATTCCACAAATGGACCTAGTGTTTGTACCCAAGAGTAATTCTGCTCTCTGTCAAGCTTGTCGTCGCATGTGCCCTCTAACTGTACTGTGTCACCCTCGTCCACAATTTGGTCACGTCCTGCAGACACAGAGATTAGTGAAGGCTTGGCTGCAGTCATTTTTACTGTCATGGTGTCTTTGGCCATTCCTCCAAAGCCGTCAAATACAATTAATTGGAATGTGAAAATGGCTGAGCCTCTAGTTACACTTGAGGTGTCAAAGCTTGGTGTTTGTGATGAAGGGTCATCAAGTTGTATTTTTGGGCCGGTGATTTGTGACCAGTTGTATCTGAGTGCATCGCCCTCAGGGTCGGAACCAGAGCCGTCAAGTGTGACTTCGTCACCTTTTTCGACTGTTTGGTCAGAACCTGCGTCAGCTGTTGGCTGCTGGTTTCTTGGTAAAATAGTGACTTTAACTAAATCAGTATCAATTTCTCCATAAGCATCTTCTACGGTTAATTCAAAGGTTAGGACTTTAACTCTGCCATTTTCTACCATTGGAGCTTTGAAGGTTGGCTCTGCAACCGTGTTTGATGGGGTCAGTTCGACTTGTTCTCCGCGGACTTGGACCCAAGAGATTGTAAGTGAGTCATCGTCTGGATCGATTCCTTGACCCATCAGGGTTACAAAGTCGCCAGATTTTGCATAATTTTGGACGTTTTGAGTCGATGGTGTAACTGCAGCAAATGCTGGAGATACAATCATGCTACCAACTAGTAACGCCATCAAAACTGTTAGTGATTTTAGTTGCAACATTTGTATCGTAAAAATCCGCCGATTAAAAGCTTTCGTTCAAATCGGCACTCTTTGTGGATCATTTTTTTGATCACGGATCATTTGTTTTATCTTTTGTCCAAAATATGATCAAATGTGAAACATTTCACCAGTTCTCTTTTTACGATCAATTTCGGACAATTTATGATCAGAAATCTGCTCAAAAATAACTGATCTATAACTTGTGACATTTTGATATTTGGATTTAACAAAAAATCGATCATAACTGTAAATGTTGAAGTGGGCAATTACCGCCATAACATCAGAAGCGATTTTGGTTACTGCGCATACCGGAGCGTTTGATGCAAAACCGTGGAAACTCTTGAATACTGCAAAATTTGAGTAGCGGTTGAGGTAGATTTTCATGAACAATCCTAGTGTTGAAGTATTTTTTCTTTCAATGCTGACTGGTCTTGTTGCCACCCTAGTAATGACATTAATCGAAATCCCGGCTTGGAAGAGGTTTGGGTTACGCGGGGTCTTGGAATGGCATGAAAATCAGGTCTTATCTACCAAGTTTTTCAGATTGGATGCGTCAAAGCTCCACATAAAGGGCATATTCTTGTTGCACTTTGTAAATGGCGGCCTCGGCGGAGTAGGTTTTGCTTTGGTGTTGATCATATTCCCAATTACAACATCAAGTATCATTCTGGCAGGCATTGCCTATGGAGTCTTTTTGTGGGTTGTCACATTAATCCCAATACACAAGCCAATTACAGGAATAATACCGTGGAGGCATCCTGACGGAAATATACCCATGATCATGAGTCTGATTGGACATCTAGCATATGGCGGTGTAGTTGGATCGTTGTTCATCATAATATGACAGGTAATTCCCACGAAATACTGAACCGGAATTCAGATAATATGGGCGGATTAGGTGGAGTGGCAATTACAATACTTCTTAACATGTCAGGATTTGTTGGAATGGTGTTTTTGAGATTTACTGAAGGCAACAATACCAAACGCGATATCTGAGATAGATTGTCAAGATTCCATTTGCAGTGTTTGTACTATTTTTACCACAGGCATGAAAGCAGTCGGAATTGGGAATATTATCGCAGATCTTGGCGGACCAAAAATTCCAAACTAAAGAAGGAAAACCTAGTAAAATACGACAGGTTTTAGACGCCTAAGATTGTCTTGAGCATTTTTCTATAGTCGACTTCCTTTTTCTCAGAGCCAGATGCTGGAAGTGCAAATATGAGTGGTTTTGATTTTGTTGCGCGAAGCTTAGTGAGCTCTGTGCTAATTGGGGTCGACATGTCTTCTGATATCAAGACCAATCCAACATCGGGATCGTCTGCTAGTTTTTTTACCGCGGAAAATGCATTTTGCGGGGTATCAACAACTACGCCTTGTACTCCCGCAAGCTGAAAGCTTGTAACAAAGATTCTGCTACCTATAGTTACAATCTTCACGATTTTGCGCCCACATGTGCCAATTTAACCGTTTTTCAGTTAGTCCAAACGTTGATTTAGCAACCATACAAAGCAAGTACGATGTCACTAGACAACACACAGACAATCTATCTTTTTGTTCATGGGAGAATGGATCTGATGCAAAGATCAATCGACGCCCTTGTATCAAAGGGATTCTCGAAGGACAAGATAACTCCGGCAGTTTCAACAAAGGTAGGCCAAGTTGGCGAATACATGGCAATGCTTTGGATGCCTCCAAATCCAGACCACATCAAGATTCAGAAAATCACCAAAGTCGAGCCGGTAGAACCGCAGGGAGTGATCGGGTTATGGAAGGGTGTCTCTAAAGAGGACATTTCCACAATTCCACTATAATTTTTCTAGTATTGTTCATCAGTAAGCCAAAAAAAACTCAAATGCAAACAATGAAAGCCGGAGATTGTACGATATTCAAGGTTACATATAGTAATCACGGATTTGAGTCGGGTTTACCATATATGGTGA from Nitrososphaerota archaeon includes:
- a CDS encoding peptidase; amino-acid sequence: MLQLKSLTVLMALLVGSMIVSPAFAAVTPSTQNVQNYAKSGDFVTLMGQGIDPDDDSLTISWVQVRGEQVELTPSNTVAEPTFKAPMVENGRVKVLTFELTVEDAYGEIDTDLVKVTILPRNQQPTADAGSDQTVEKGDEVTLDGSGSDPEGDALRYNWSQITGPKIQLDDPSSQTPSFDTSSVTRGSAIFTFQLIVFDGFGGMAKDTMTVKMTAAKPSLISVSAGRDQIVDEGDTVQLEGTCDDKLDREQNYSWVQTLGPFVELSSNADSDLTFVAPEISNSKIVPTAFRFTCQAEDGGSATDVVIVRVRPVNDGPMADAGPDKNSISNRFVYLAGTGSDPDGDIIKYSWSQVGGDDVVIAYQTKGDARFKAPEVFGGASTELTFELTVTDPSGAEDSDTVTVTVASDNVRASADAGSDQVVDEQTEVTLAGTGTDPDSDEITFSWKQIGGEAVELFDTESAEPTFTAPVVANGKFKILVFELQVADENGYPTKDISKVTILPVNMPPVVDAGEDQEVKIGDTISLAGTSSDEDDEPLTYLWNQISGPTVELSTSTELETSFVAPKTEVDAVITFQLIANDGSKDSEPDTVDVMVKGAPVKIITANAGNDQRVQENSKVTLFGSGKDQMKHNLSYNWRQISGVQVELSANDVAKPSFTAPLVANGETKKLTFEITVSDGTGRSAMDTVTVTVEPINSAPTAIAKIKTVREAV
- a CDS encoding ATPase → MKIVTIGSRIFVTSFQLAGVQGVVVDTPQNAFSAVKKLADDPDVGLVLISEDMSTPISTELTKLRATKSKPLIFALPASGSEKKEVDYRKMLKTILGV